From one Lotus japonicus ecotype B-129 chromosome 3, LjGifu_v1.2 genomic stretch:
- the LOC130748890 gene encoding uncharacterized protein LOC130748890, whose product MTESFFFGESQLIHAAGLENDNPEEQPSLAEPPIISIDVSHLYHTDQRFPLKDDLMKWVRDISMANNFVLVTTKSDSGAKGRKEYVILGCEKHGAYIPYREPDLVEGTSTQKTGCPFRLKGRRTKDDKGWWLKVMDGRHIHLAAESLVGHNYAGRLTDGAGVANGASTGVADGDGDGAEASTA is encoded by the exons atgacagagtcctttttctttggtgaatcacaattgatacatgctgctggattggaaaatgataatccagaggagcaaccatcactagctgaacctccgattatatctatagatgtctctcatttgtatcatactgatcag cgtttccctttgaaagatgatcttatgaaatgggttcgcgacatttctatggcaaataattttgttttggtgacaacaaagtctgatagtggtgcgaagggaagaaaagaatatgtcattctggggtgtgagaagcatggtgcgtatattccctacagagaaccggatcttgttgaaggaacgtcaacacaaaagacaggttgtccttttaggctaaaaggacgacgtacgaaagatgataaaggttggtggttgaaggtgatggacgGTAGACACATCCATCTCGCAGCTGAGTCACTAGTTGGCCACAATTACGCTGGTAGACTGACGGATGGAGCCGGGGTAGCTAACGGAGCCTCGACCGGAGTAGCAGATGGGGATGGAGACggagctgaagcctctaccGCCTGA